In Candidatus Manganitrophus morganii, the genomic window GTAGCAGCTTCTTGGTCGTGGCAACATCCATCAACTTCGGAATGCCGAGCAGGGTCTGCGGTTCGGAGGAGAGAAGGGTCGCCGCTAAGATGGGGAGCGCCGCGTTTTTCGCCCCGCTGACCTCAATCTCGCCGGTGAGAGGAGCCCCCCCCTGGATGACAATCTTATCCATCGGCGCCTCGTCTCCGGCAGAAGGCGATCCGATCGATCCCGGCCAGATCTTGGAGGAAGGTTGCGCTAAACATCGTCTCCTGCGCGGCATATGCTTGGAACCAGGCCGCCTGCCTCGCACCCAGTTCAAAGAGGAGAGATCCTTCTTGCGTGAGAAAAGAAGGGGCTTCCCTCAGAATACGCCGATAAAAGGCGGTTCCCTCCTCCGGCGCAAAGAGCGCCCGTGACGGTTCATGATCCCGTACTTCGGCTGGAAGGGCAGCGCGGTCATGCTCCGGAATATAAGGGGGATTGCAGACGATGAGATCAAAACGGTTATCCCCCATTCGCAACGGCGCGAGGAGGTCTCCCTGGATAAAACGAATCTGTGAGAGACAGGAATGGCCTTCCGCATTGGCCCGGGCAATGTCGAGCGGTGTTTCATCGATATCGGTTGCAACAACGTGAGCGTGGGGAAATTCTTTTGCCAGCGCAATCGCCAGCGCCCCGCTCCCGGTGCAAAGATCGAGAATACGACAGGGAGCAGGCGAGATCGTGCGCGCCCTCTCGACGATCAGCTCGGTTTCGGGCCGGGGAATAAAAACCCCGGGGCGGACCGAAAGGGAGAGCCCGCAAAAATCGACCTGACCGATAATGTATTGGATCGGCTCGCGCCGGGCGCGCCGCGTTAAATAGGATTGAAAGAGGCCCTCTTGATCGGTCTCGATCGGCCGCGCAGGTTCTACATATAGATCGATTCGACGGCAGGAGAGAAGTGCGCAGAGGAGCAGCTCGGCCTCCCGCCGGGGCAAGGCGATTCCGTGCGCTTCGAGGAAAGCGGTTCCTTGGCCGAGAAGTTCGGAGATCGTTTTTTCTTTTGTCATGGTGATCGGCATCTTCATTGAGGAGGAAGCGGGGTTGCTCGTCTCCAATCCCATTCAGGAAGAATTACGATTCGGCCAATTGCTTTGCCTCATCATCGGCGATGAGAGGCTGAACAAGGGAGTCCAGCTCTCCCTGAAGAACCTGATCGAGTTGGTAGAGGGAGAGGTTGATCCGATGATCGGTCACCCTGTTTTCCTTAAAATTGTAGGTGCGAATTTTCTCGCTTCGCTCTCCGGTCCCGACCTGGGATTTCCTGTTTTTTGCAATCTCCGCCTCTTGCTTCGCCCGCTCGACTTCCAGCAGGCGGGATCGGAGGATCCGCATCGCCTTGGTTCGGTTTTTTAATTGGGATCGCTCATCCTGGCAGGAAACGACGAGGTTGGTCGGAAGATGGGTGATCCGGACGGCGGAATAGGTCGTATTGACGCTCTGGCCGCCCGGTCCGGAAGAGCAGAAGGTATCGATCCTCAGGTCTTTCTGGTCGATATGAATATCGACCTCTTCCGCTTCTGGGATGACCGCGACCGTCACGGTGGAGGTATGAATCCGCCCGCTCGCTTCCGTCTCCGGTACCCGCTGAACGCGATGAACGCCGCTTTCGTATTGAAAATGACGATACGCCCCCTTCCCGGCGACCGAGAGAACCACTTCCTTGAGGCCGCCGATTCCGGTTTCGCTGGAGTCCATCATCTCCACCTTCCAGCCTCTCTTCTCGGCATATTTCATGTACATTCGGAGAAGGTCCGACGCGAAGAGGCCCGCCTCGTTGCCTCCCGTCCCGGCGCGGATCTCGAGAAAGAGATTCCGATCATCCAGCGGATTTTTCGGAATAAGGAGTCTTCTGAGAATGGCTTCCTGCGCCTCTTTCTTCTGCTGAAGCGTATTCCACTCAGACTCCGCCATTTCGCGCAATTCCGCCTCCGCCGTCAGATCCCGCCGGACTTCATCGGCCTCCGCGATTTCTTTGAGAAGCGACTTGTAGGTCTCGTATTGCTGGATCGTTTCCACGTATTCAGACCGTTCTTTCGCGAGACGAATTTGCTCCTTCGGATTCGCCAGCACCTTCGGGTCGGACAGCTGAGCGCCGAGCACTTCGTATTTTTTAAAGATTCCTTCCAGCTTATCTGTCAAGAAATCTTCTTTAGAGAGAACCATTTCTTTCACGTACCGTTTGTTAAGTTCAGATACCAGGCTTACCCTGGACCACTTAGAGAGGAGAAAATAAAAAACCTGCCCGGCGGGCAGGCTCTGGAAGAGGAAGTCGGGGGCTATTTCTTCGCGTATTTCTTCTTGAACCGTTCGACGCGGCCCTCGGTATCGATGATCTTCTGGGTCCCGGTGAAGAAAGGATGGCAGGAGGCGCAAATCTCAAGGCGGATTTCGCCTCGGGTCGACTTCGATTTGAGCACCGCCCCGCACGCACAGGTGATCTCCACCTCTTTATATTCGGGGTGAATGGCTGGTTTCATTGCAATCTCCTTTTATTTCATAAATGGGCATAGATCGAGCGTGAGATTATAGCTTAAATCACGTTTACTTTCAAGCCCTTTTTACTTGTTCATCGATTCCAAGAATTCTTTATTCGTTTTGGTCCCCCTGATTTTGTCGAATAAGAATTCCATCGATTCAATTGTCGAAAGCGGGCTTAACACCTTTCGGAGGATCCACATCTTGTTGAGGTCTTCTTTATCGACCAGCAACTCTTCTTTACGTGTTCCGGAAAGGGTCATGTCGATCGACGGGAAGATGCGGCGGTCGGCCAATTTCCGGTCGAGGTGGAGCTCCATGTTACCCGTTCCCTTGAACTCTTCAAAGATGACGTCATCCATCCGGCTTCCGGTATCGATCAGGGCCGTGGCGATGATCGTTAAGCTGCCGCCGTTTTCGATGTTTCGGGCCGATCCGAAGAACCGCTTCGGCCGTTGCAGGGCGTTGGCATCCAGACCGCCGGAAAGAACCTTTCCGCTCGGCGGAACCACGGCGTTGAAAGCGCGGGCCAACCGGGTGATCGAATCGAGCAGGATGACGACGTCCCGCTTGTGCTCGACCAGACGTTTCGCTTTTTCCAGGACCATCTCGGCCACCTGGACGTGCCGCTGTGCCGGCTCATCGAAGGTGGAGCTGACGACCTCCCCCTTCACCTGGCGCTGCATGTCGGTGACCTCTTCAGGGCGCTCATCGATGAGAAGAACAATCAGGATGATCTCCGGATGATTCTTCATGATCGCTTTTGCAATCGCCTGCAACAGCATCGTTTTACCGGTTCGAGGCGAGGCGACGATCAATCCACGCTGTCCCTTTCCGATCGGGGTGATCAAATCCATCACCCGGGTGGAGTAATCTTCCTGGCTGTACTCCAGCTTGATCCGCTCCAACGGATAAAGCGGGGTGAGGTTGTCGAAGAGGATCTTATCCCGCGCGACCTCCGGCTCTTCGTAGTTGATCTTTTCGACCTTAAGGAGCGCAAAGTAGCGCTCGCTCTCCTTGGGAGGCCGGATCTGGCCGGAAACGATATCGCCTGTTCGGAGATTAAACCGTCGGATCTGCGAGGGAGAGACATAAATATCGTCGGGTCCGGGGAGGTAATTGTAGTCGGGGGATCGGAGAAATCCGAAGCCGTCCGGGAGGGTTTCCAGAACCCCTTCGCCATAG contains:
- the prfA gene encoding peptide chain release factor 1 gives rise to the protein MTDKLEGIFKKYEVLGAQLSDPKVLANPKEQIRLAKERSEYVETIQQYETYKSLLKEIAEADEVRRDLTAEAELREMAESEWNTLQQKKEAQEAILRRLLIPKNPLDDRNLFLEIRAGTGGNEAGLFASDLLRMYMKYAEKRGWKVEMMDSSETGIGGLKEVVLSVAGKGAYRHFQYESGVHRVQRVPETEASGRIHTSTVTVAVIPEAEEVDIHIDQKDLRIDTFCSSGPGGQSVNTTYSAVRITHLPTNLVVSCQDERSQLKNRTKAMRILRSRLLEVERAKQEAEIAKNRKSQVGTGERSEKIRTYNFKENRVTDHRINLSLYQLDQVLQGELDSLVQPLIADDEAKQLAES
- the rho gene encoding transcription termination factor Rho, whose product is MNLAELKEKSIADLTEVARELKIEGASNLRKQELIFAILQAQSEKNGTIYGEGVLETLPDGFGFLRSPDYNYLPGPDDIYVSPSQIRRFNLRTGDIVSGQIRPPKESERYFALLKVEKINYEEPEVARDKILFDNLTPLYPLERIKLEYSQEDYSTRVMDLITPIGKGQRGLIVASPRTGKTMLLQAIAKAIMKNHPEIILIVLLIDERPEEVTDMQRQVKGEVVSSTFDEPAQRHVQVAEMVLEKAKRLVEHKRDVVILLDSITRLARAFNAVVPPSGKVLSGGLDANALQRPKRFFGSARNIENGGSLTIIATALIDTGSRMDDVIFEEFKGTGNMELHLDRKLADRRIFPSIDMTLSGTRKEELLVDKEDLNKMWILRKVLSPLSTIESMEFLFDKIRGTKTNKEFLESMNK
- the prmC gene encoding peptide chain release factor N(5)-glutamine methyltransferase, whose translation is MTKEKTISELLGQGTAFLEAHGIALPRREAELLLCALLSCRRIDLYVEPARPIETDQEGLFQSYLTRRARREPIQYIIGQVDFCGLSLSVRPGVFIPRPETELIVERARTISPAPCRILDLCTGSGALAIALAKEFPHAHVVATDIDETPLDIARANAEGHSCLSQIRFIQGDLLAPLRMGDNRFDLIVCNPPYIPEHDRAALPAEVRDHEPSRALFAPEEGTAFYRRILREAPSFLTQEGSLLFELGARQAAWFQAYAAQETMFSATFLQDLAGIDRIAFCRRRGADG
- the rpmE gene encoding 50S ribosomal protein L31, with protein sequence MKPAIHPEYKEVEITCACGAVLKSKSTRGEIRLEICASCHPFFTGTQKIIDTEGRVERFKKKYAKK